Proteins encoded within one genomic window of Ailuropoda melanoleuca isolate Jingjing chromosome 16, ASM200744v2, whole genome shotgun sequence:
- the LOC117796671 gene encoding SAC3 domain-containing protein 1-like → MGGGLAGWDGRCPGWERRGVRTLASALTGSVEALHEVLQLPEALRSCPALRRALAVDSAFREGNAARLFRLLRILPYLQSCAVRCHIGRARRGALARLARALSTPKGQTLPLGFMVRLLALDGPEEARDLCQAHGLPLDGQERVVFLRGRYTEEGLPPAGTCKVLVGSKLAGRTLEEVVMAEEEDEGVDRSKSPA, encoded by the coding sequence atggggggaggcCTGGCGGGATGGGATGGAAGGTGCCCGGGATGGGAAAGACGAGGAGTTCGCACTCTGGCTTCTGCCCTCACAGGCTCCGTGGAGGCCCTTCATGAGGTTCTGCAGCTCCCTGAGGCCCTGCGTTCCTGCCCGGCCCTGCGCAGGGCCCTGGCTGTGGACTCCGCCTTTCGCGAAGGCAACGCCGCCCGCCTGTTCCGCCTGCTCCGGATTCTGCCCTACCTGCAGAGCTGCGCGGTCCGGTGCCACATAGGCCGTGCCCGCCGGGGAGCCCTGGCCCGCCTCGCTCGTGCCCTGAGCACCCCCAAAGGCCAGACCTTGCCTCTGGGCTTCATGGTCCGCCTGCTGGCCCTGGATGGGCCCGAAGAGGCGCGGGACCTGTGCCAGGCCCACGGACTGCCCTTGGATGGACAGGAAAGAGTTGTGTTTCTCAGGGGTCGTTACACTGAGGAAGGGCTGCCGCCTGCTGGGACCTGCAAAGTGTTGGTGGGGAGCAAACTTGCAGGGCGCACCCTGGAGGAGGTGGTcatggcagaggaagaagatgaggGTGTGGACAGATCGAAGTCCCCAGCATGA
- the NAALADL1 gene encoding aminopeptidase NAALADL1 isoform X1, with product MLLALPAGCSPTLPASWGPKGRATHRVMVNSTRHPSIRSDPSLPRLHRMQWVKVLGGVVGAAALVGLGIILGHFAIPKGANVPTPSVSQDLDLEILETVMQQLDANRIRENLRELSREPHLASSPRDEALVQFLLQRWQDPESGLDSAEAPAYEVLLSFPSQEQPNLVTVVGPTGGVLFSCRQSEENLTGEQAGPDVIPPYAAYAPPGTPQGLLVYANRGTEEDFLSLHTQGITLEGTIALTRYGGAGRGAKAVNAAKYGVAGVLVYTDPADINDGQSFANETFPNSWGLPPSGVERGSYFEYFGDPLTPYLPANPSSFRLDPNAAPGFPPIPTQPIGFDDAKILLCNLQGTLAPDAWQGALGCDYKLGPGFRSDGDFPADSQVNVSVHNRLELRNSSNVLGIIRGAVEPDRYVLYGNHRDSWVHGAVDPSSGTAVILELSRVLGTLLKKGTWRPRRSIVFASWGAEEFGLIGSTEFTEEFFSKLQERTVAYINVDISVFANATLRAQGTPPVQSVIFAAAKQIPAPNPVGLSIYDNWIRYSNRSSTAYGLVPSLGSLGAGSDYAPFIHFLGISSMDIAYTYDRSKTSARIYPTYHTAFDTFGYVDKFVDPGFSSHQAVARTAGSVLLRLSDSLFLPLNVSDYGETLRSFLQAAQQNLEGLLEQHGISLGPLVTAVEKFEGAAAALDQHISALQKGSPDPLQVRMLNDQLMLLERTFLNPRAFPEERYYSHVLWAPRTGSVATFPGLANACSRAMDTGLGSAAWAEVQRQLSILVVALEGAAATLRPVADL from the exons ATGCTCCTGGCTCTCCCTGCAGGATGCTCCCCGACTCTCCCTGCCAGCTGGGGGCCAAAGGGCAGGGCCACCCACAGGGTAATGGTTAACTCGACCCGACACCCATCTATAAGGAGTGACCCCAGCTTGCCAAGACTCCACAGGATGCAGTGGGTGAAGGTGcttgggggggtggtgggggctgcTGCCCTCGTGGGGCTGGGGATCATCCTGGGTCACTTTGCCATCCCCAAAGGGGCCAATGTCCCCACTCCCAGCGTCTCCCAGGACCTGGACCTGGAGATCCTCGAGACCGTCATGCAACAGCTGGATGCCAACAGGATCCGAGAGAACCTCAG AGAACTCTCCAGGGAGCCTCACCTGGCCTCCAGCCCCCGAGATGAGGCCTTAGTGCAGTTCCTGCTGCAGCGCTGGCAGGACCCGGAGTCGGGCCTGGACTCAGCCGAGGCCCCCGCCTACGAGGTGCTGCTGTCCTTCCCCAGCCAGGAGCAGCCCAACCTTGTGACCGTTG TGGGTCCCACCGGCGGGGTCCTCTTCTCCTGCCGCCAGAGTGAAGAGAACCTGACCGGGGAGCAGGCGGGGCCCGATGTGATACCGCCGTATGCTGCCTACGCTCCCCCGGGAACCCCGCAG GGCCTCCTCGTCTATGCCAACCGTGGGACGGAAGAAGACTTTCTGAGTCTACATACTCAGGGCATCACACTGGAAGGCACCATTGCTCTGACCCGCTACGGGGGTGCAGGACGGGGGGCCAAG GCTGTGAATGCCGCCAAGTATGGGGTCGCTGGGGTGCTGGTGTACACGGACCCCGCAGACATCAACGATGGGCAGAGCTTCGCCAACGAGACCTTCCCAAACTCCTGGGGCCTGCCTCCGTCTGGGGTGGAGCGAGGCTCCTACTTTGAGTATTTTGGGGATCCCCTGACTCCCTACCTTCCAGCCAATCCTTCTTCCTTCCGCCTGGACCCCAATGCTGCCCCTGGATTTCCTCCAATTCCCACTCAACCCATTGGCTTCGATGATGCAAAAATCCTTCTCTG TAACCTCCAGGGGACCTTGGCCCCAGATGCCTGGCAGGGAGCACTGGGTTGTGACTACAAGTTGGGGCCTGGCTTCCGGTCTGACGGTGACTTCCCAGCAGACAG CCAGGTGAACGTGAGTGTCCACAACCGCCTGGAGCTGCGGAACTCCTCTAACGTCCTGGGGATCATCCGCGGCGCCGTGGAGCCCG ACCGCTACGTGCTGTACGGAAACCACCGGGACAGCTGGGTACACGGGGCCGTGGACCCCAGCAGTGGCACTGCCGTCATCCTGGAGCTCTCCCGAGTCCTGGGGACCCTGCTGAAGAAGG GCACCTGGCGTCCCCGCAGATCAATAGTGTTTGCgagctggggggcagaggagTTTGGGCTCATTGGCTCCACAGAGTTCACCGAG GAATTCTTCAGCAAGCTGCAAGAGCGCACCGTGGCCTACATCAACGTGGACATCTCGGTGTTTG CCAATGCCACTTTGAGGGCGCAGGGGACGCCCCCGGTCCAGAGCGTCATCTTCGCCGCCGCCAAACAG ATCCCCGCACCAAACCCGGTGGGTCTCAGCATCTACGACAACTGGATCCGGTATTCCAACCGTAGCAGCACAGCCTACGGCCTGGTCCCCAG CCTGGGCTCTCTGGGCGCTGGCAGCGACTATGCACCATTCATTCACTTCCTGGGCATCTCCTCCATGGACATCGCCTACACCTATGACCGG AGCAAGACCTCAGCCAGGATCTACCCCACCTACCACACAGCCTTCGACACCTTTGGTTACGTGGACAAATTTGTGGACCCTG GCTTCAGCAGCCACCAGGCTGTGGCCCGGACAGCAGGGAGCGTGCTTCTGAGGCTCAGTGacagcctcttccttcctctgaacGTCAGTGACTATGGAGAGACCCTCCGAAGTTTTCTGCAGGCTGCCCAGCAGAACCTTGAGGGCCTGTTGGAACAGCATGGCATCAGTCTGG GGCCCCTGGTGACTGCAGTGGAGAAGTTTGAGGGGGCAGCCGCGGCCTTGGACCAACACATATCCGCGCTGCAGAAGGGCAGCCCTGA CCCCTTGCAGGTCCGGATGCTCAACGACCAGCTGATGCTCTTGGAGCGGACCTTCCTAAACCCGCGAGCCTTCCCCGAGGAACGTTACTACAG CCACGTGCTCTGGGCACCCCGCACCGGCTCTGTAGCCACATTCCCCGGCCTGGCCAATGCCTGCTCCAGGGCCATGGACACCGGCCTTGGGTCTGCAGCCTGGGCTGAAGTGCAGAGGCAGCTCAGCATCTTGGTGGTGGCCCTGGAGGGCGCAGCAGCCACCCTAAGGCCTGTGGCTGACCTCTGA
- the NAALADL1 gene encoding aminopeptidase NAALADL1 isoform X2 codes for MLLALPAGCSPTLPASWGPKGRATHRVMVNSTRHPSIRSDPSLPRLHRMHVSQDLDLEILETVMQQLDANRIRENLRELSREPHLASSPRDEALVQFLLQRWQDPESGLDSAEAPAYEVLLSFPSQEQPNLVTVVGPTGGVLFSCRQSEENLTGEQAGPDVIPPYAAYAPPGTPQGLLVYANRGTEEDFLSLHTQGITLEGTIALTRYGGAGRGAKAVNAAKYGVAGVLVYTDPADINDGQSFANETFPNSWGLPPSGVERGSYFEYFGDPLTPYLPANPSSFRLDPNAAPGFPPIPTQPIGFDDAKILLCNLQGTLAPDAWQGALGCDYKLGPGFRSDGDFPADSQVNVSVHNRLELRNSSNVLGIIRGAVEPDRYVLYGNHRDSWVHGAVDPSSGTAVILELSRVLGTLLKKGTWRPRRSIVFASWGAEEFGLIGSTEFTEEFFSKLQERTVAYINVDISVFANATLRAQGTPPVQSVIFAAAKQIPAPNPVGLSIYDNWIRYSNRSSTAYGLVPSLGSLGAGSDYAPFIHFLGISSMDIAYTYDRSKTSARIYPTYHTAFDTFGYVDKFVDPGFSSHQAVARTAGSVLLRLSDSLFLPLNVSDYGETLRSFLQAAQQNLEGLLEQHGISLGPLVTAVEKFEGAAAALDQHISALQKGSPDPLQVRMLNDQLMLLERTFLNPRAFPEERYYSHVLWAPRTGSVATFPGLANACSRAMDTGLGSAAWAEVQRQLSILVVALEGAAATLRPVADL; via the exons ATGCTCCTGGCTCTCCCTGCAGGATGCTCCCCGACTCTCCCTGCCAGCTGGGGGCCAAAGGGCAGGGCCACCCACAGGGTAATGGTTAACTCGACCCGACACCCATCTATAAGGAGTGACCCCAGCTTGCCAAGACTCCACAGGATGCA CGTCTCCCAGGACCTGGACCTGGAGATCCTCGAGACCGTCATGCAACAGCTGGATGCCAACAGGATCCGAGAGAACCTCAG AGAACTCTCCAGGGAGCCTCACCTGGCCTCCAGCCCCCGAGATGAGGCCTTAGTGCAGTTCCTGCTGCAGCGCTGGCAGGACCCGGAGTCGGGCCTGGACTCAGCCGAGGCCCCCGCCTACGAGGTGCTGCTGTCCTTCCCCAGCCAGGAGCAGCCCAACCTTGTGACCGTTG TGGGTCCCACCGGCGGGGTCCTCTTCTCCTGCCGCCAGAGTGAAGAGAACCTGACCGGGGAGCAGGCGGGGCCCGATGTGATACCGCCGTATGCTGCCTACGCTCCCCCGGGAACCCCGCAG GGCCTCCTCGTCTATGCCAACCGTGGGACGGAAGAAGACTTTCTGAGTCTACATACTCAGGGCATCACACTGGAAGGCACCATTGCTCTGACCCGCTACGGGGGTGCAGGACGGGGGGCCAAG GCTGTGAATGCCGCCAAGTATGGGGTCGCTGGGGTGCTGGTGTACACGGACCCCGCAGACATCAACGATGGGCAGAGCTTCGCCAACGAGACCTTCCCAAACTCCTGGGGCCTGCCTCCGTCTGGGGTGGAGCGAGGCTCCTACTTTGAGTATTTTGGGGATCCCCTGACTCCCTACCTTCCAGCCAATCCTTCTTCCTTCCGCCTGGACCCCAATGCTGCCCCTGGATTTCCTCCAATTCCCACTCAACCCATTGGCTTCGATGATGCAAAAATCCTTCTCTG TAACCTCCAGGGGACCTTGGCCCCAGATGCCTGGCAGGGAGCACTGGGTTGTGACTACAAGTTGGGGCCTGGCTTCCGGTCTGACGGTGACTTCCCAGCAGACAG CCAGGTGAACGTGAGTGTCCACAACCGCCTGGAGCTGCGGAACTCCTCTAACGTCCTGGGGATCATCCGCGGCGCCGTGGAGCCCG ACCGCTACGTGCTGTACGGAAACCACCGGGACAGCTGGGTACACGGGGCCGTGGACCCCAGCAGTGGCACTGCCGTCATCCTGGAGCTCTCCCGAGTCCTGGGGACCCTGCTGAAGAAGG GCACCTGGCGTCCCCGCAGATCAATAGTGTTTGCgagctggggggcagaggagTTTGGGCTCATTGGCTCCACAGAGTTCACCGAG GAATTCTTCAGCAAGCTGCAAGAGCGCACCGTGGCCTACATCAACGTGGACATCTCGGTGTTTG CCAATGCCACTTTGAGGGCGCAGGGGACGCCCCCGGTCCAGAGCGTCATCTTCGCCGCCGCCAAACAG ATCCCCGCACCAAACCCGGTGGGTCTCAGCATCTACGACAACTGGATCCGGTATTCCAACCGTAGCAGCACAGCCTACGGCCTGGTCCCCAG CCTGGGCTCTCTGGGCGCTGGCAGCGACTATGCACCATTCATTCACTTCCTGGGCATCTCCTCCATGGACATCGCCTACACCTATGACCGG AGCAAGACCTCAGCCAGGATCTACCCCACCTACCACACAGCCTTCGACACCTTTGGTTACGTGGACAAATTTGTGGACCCTG GCTTCAGCAGCCACCAGGCTGTGGCCCGGACAGCAGGGAGCGTGCTTCTGAGGCTCAGTGacagcctcttccttcctctgaacGTCAGTGACTATGGAGAGACCCTCCGAAGTTTTCTGCAGGCTGCCCAGCAGAACCTTGAGGGCCTGTTGGAACAGCATGGCATCAGTCTGG GGCCCCTGGTGACTGCAGTGGAGAAGTTTGAGGGGGCAGCCGCGGCCTTGGACCAACACATATCCGCGCTGCAGAAGGGCAGCCCTGA CCCCTTGCAGGTCCGGATGCTCAACGACCAGCTGATGCTCTTGGAGCGGACCTTCCTAAACCCGCGAGCCTTCCCCGAGGAACGTTACTACAG CCACGTGCTCTGGGCACCCCGCACCGGCTCTGTAGCCACATTCCCCGGCCTGGCCAATGCCTGCTCCAGGGCCATGGACACCGGCCTTGGGTCTGCAGCCTGGGCTGAAGTGCAGAGGCAGCTCAGCATCTTGGTGGTGGCCCTGGAGGGCGCAGCAGCCACCCTAAGGCCTGTGGCTGACCTCTGA
- the NAALADL1 gene encoding aminopeptidase NAALADL1 isoform X3, translated as MQQLDANRIRENLRELSREPHLASSPRDEALVQFLLQRWQDPESGLDSAEAPAYEVLLSFPSQEQPNLVTVVGPTGGVLFSCRQSEENLTGEQAGPDVIPPYAAYAPPGTPQGLLVYANRGTEEDFLSLHTQGITLEGTIALTRYGGAGRGAKAVNAAKYGVAGVLVYTDPADINDGQSFANETFPNSWGLPPSGVERGSYFEYFGDPLTPYLPANPSSFRLDPNAAPGFPPIPTQPIGFDDAKILLCNLQGTLAPDAWQGALGCDYKLGPGFRSDGDFPADSQVNVSVHNRLELRNSSNVLGIIRGAVEPDRYVLYGNHRDSWVHGAVDPSSGTAVILELSRVLGTLLKKGTWRPRRSIVFASWGAEEFGLIGSTEFTEEFFSKLQERTVAYINVDISVFANATLRAQGTPPVQSVIFAAAKQIPAPNPVGLSIYDNWIRYSNRSSTAYGLVPSLGSLGAGSDYAPFIHFLGISSMDIAYTYDRSKTSARIYPTYHTAFDTFGYVDKFVDPGFSSHQAVARTAGSVLLRLSDSLFLPLNVSDYGETLRSFLQAAQQNLEGLLEQHGISLGPLVTAVEKFEGAAAALDQHISALQKGSPDPLQVRMLNDQLMLLERTFLNPRAFPEERYYSHVLWAPRTGSVATFPGLANACSRAMDTGLGSAAWAEVQRQLSILVVALEGAAATLRPVADL; from the exons ATGCAACAGCTGGATGCCAACAGGATCCGAGAGAACCTCAG AGAACTCTCCAGGGAGCCTCACCTGGCCTCCAGCCCCCGAGATGAGGCCTTAGTGCAGTTCCTGCTGCAGCGCTGGCAGGACCCGGAGTCGGGCCTGGACTCAGCCGAGGCCCCCGCCTACGAGGTGCTGCTGTCCTTCCCCAGCCAGGAGCAGCCCAACCTTGTGACCGTTG TGGGTCCCACCGGCGGGGTCCTCTTCTCCTGCCGCCAGAGTGAAGAGAACCTGACCGGGGAGCAGGCGGGGCCCGATGTGATACCGCCGTATGCTGCCTACGCTCCCCCGGGAACCCCGCAG GGCCTCCTCGTCTATGCCAACCGTGGGACGGAAGAAGACTTTCTGAGTCTACATACTCAGGGCATCACACTGGAAGGCACCATTGCTCTGACCCGCTACGGGGGTGCAGGACGGGGGGCCAAG GCTGTGAATGCCGCCAAGTATGGGGTCGCTGGGGTGCTGGTGTACACGGACCCCGCAGACATCAACGATGGGCAGAGCTTCGCCAACGAGACCTTCCCAAACTCCTGGGGCCTGCCTCCGTCTGGGGTGGAGCGAGGCTCCTACTTTGAGTATTTTGGGGATCCCCTGACTCCCTACCTTCCAGCCAATCCTTCTTCCTTCCGCCTGGACCCCAATGCTGCCCCTGGATTTCCTCCAATTCCCACTCAACCCATTGGCTTCGATGATGCAAAAATCCTTCTCTG TAACCTCCAGGGGACCTTGGCCCCAGATGCCTGGCAGGGAGCACTGGGTTGTGACTACAAGTTGGGGCCTGGCTTCCGGTCTGACGGTGACTTCCCAGCAGACAG CCAGGTGAACGTGAGTGTCCACAACCGCCTGGAGCTGCGGAACTCCTCTAACGTCCTGGGGATCATCCGCGGCGCCGTGGAGCCCG ACCGCTACGTGCTGTACGGAAACCACCGGGACAGCTGGGTACACGGGGCCGTGGACCCCAGCAGTGGCACTGCCGTCATCCTGGAGCTCTCCCGAGTCCTGGGGACCCTGCTGAAGAAGG GCACCTGGCGTCCCCGCAGATCAATAGTGTTTGCgagctggggggcagaggagTTTGGGCTCATTGGCTCCACAGAGTTCACCGAG GAATTCTTCAGCAAGCTGCAAGAGCGCACCGTGGCCTACATCAACGTGGACATCTCGGTGTTTG CCAATGCCACTTTGAGGGCGCAGGGGACGCCCCCGGTCCAGAGCGTCATCTTCGCCGCCGCCAAACAG ATCCCCGCACCAAACCCGGTGGGTCTCAGCATCTACGACAACTGGATCCGGTATTCCAACCGTAGCAGCACAGCCTACGGCCTGGTCCCCAG CCTGGGCTCTCTGGGCGCTGGCAGCGACTATGCACCATTCATTCACTTCCTGGGCATCTCCTCCATGGACATCGCCTACACCTATGACCGG AGCAAGACCTCAGCCAGGATCTACCCCACCTACCACACAGCCTTCGACACCTTTGGTTACGTGGACAAATTTGTGGACCCTG GCTTCAGCAGCCACCAGGCTGTGGCCCGGACAGCAGGGAGCGTGCTTCTGAGGCTCAGTGacagcctcttccttcctctgaacGTCAGTGACTATGGAGAGACCCTCCGAAGTTTTCTGCAGGCTGCCCAGCAGAACCTTGAGGGCCTGTTGGAACAGCATGGCATCAGTCTGG GGCCCCTGGTGACTGCAGTGGAGAAGTTTGAGGGGGCAGCCGCGGCCTTGGACCAACACATATCCGCGCTGCAGAAGGGCAGCCCTGA CCCCTTGCAGGTCCGGATGCTCAACGACCAGCTGATGCTCTTGGAGCGGACCTTCCTAAACCCGCGAGCCTTCCCCGAGGAACGTTACTACAG CCACGTGCTCTGGGCACCCCGCACCGGCTCTGTAGCCACATTCCCCGGCCTGGCCAATGCCTGCTCCAGGGCCATGGACACCGGCCTTGGGTCTGCAGCCTGGGCTGAAGTGCAGAGGCAGCTCAGCATCTTGGTGGTGGCCCTGGAGGGCGCAGCAGCCACCCTAAGGCCTGTGGCTGACCTCTGA
- the LOC100483421 gene encoding uncharacterized protein LOC100483421 has product MRKSVESPRGRQKAHFKPVVKLEAERVEKPKPEDPQVSGEPGLEVTGSPRAYQGREQGWQEGWHCLGCGAAAPPPEPSAPEQKPDPQTEPTVTFLFTLLSTAEPTESKDPEEDLETQECRFLDKEDWGPRQTSKEISHLQNDCMRLWELLSSIQADNRALGEKLQNLVRPSAQDPLSLWCLLPASQPSEAPPTVLPGREPTSGPCNPLFQPTLSYESLRKEAKVLEEEVKAVLEGAQAVSDGAHLFPEGAQVFPEDAQALQEDAQAIQGVALFQVHGQPHCGPWGGRAHLPQPFTQQPVPVATQLPAGSPVPPVAWGSHGPQTPASAVAAPQAGD; this is encoded by the exons atGCGCAAGAGCGTGGAG TCTCCCAGGGGCAGACAGAAAGCCCACTTCAAGCCCGTGGTGAAGCTGGAGGCAGAGCGTGTTGAGAAGCCGAAGCCAGAAGACCCTCAGGTCTCCGGGGAGCCAGGCTTAGAGGTGACAGGAAGCCCCAGGGCTTACCAaggcagagagcaggggtggCAGGAAGGGTGGCATTGCCTGGGCTGTGGGGCCGCGGCACCTCCCCCAGAGCCGTCTGCTCCAGAGCAGAAGCCGGACCCGCAAACAGAACCCACCGTGACCTTCCTGTTTACCCTCCTGAGCACGGCGGAGCCCACCGAGTCCAAAGACCCTGAAGA GGACTTAGAGACCCAGGAGTGCCGGTTCCTGGACAAGGAAGACTGGGGGCCCCGGCAGACCTCAAAGGAAATCAGCCATTTGCAGAATGATTGCATGAg ACTTTGGGAGTTACTGAGCTCTATCCAAGCAGACAACCGGGCCCTGGGGGAGAAGCTGCAAAACCTGGTAAGGCCCTCAGCCCAGGACCCCCTTTCTTTGTggtgcctcctccctgcctcccagcccagtGAGGCACCTCCGACAGTCCTGCCTGGTCGGGAACCCACCTCTGGGCCCTGCAACCCTTTGTTCCAGCCGACCTTGTCATATGAGAGCctaaggaaggaagcaaaggtcCTCGAGGAGGAAGTGAAGGCTGTTCTGGAGGGAGCCCAGGCTGTCTCAGACGGAGCCCACCTCTTCCCCGAGGGTGCTCAGGTCTTCCCAGAGGATGCCCAGGCCCTACAGGAGGATGCCCAGGCCATCCAGGGGGTGGCATTGTTCCAGGTGCACGGGCAGCCCCACTGTGGCCcgtggggaggaagggcacacCTTCCCCAGCCGTTCACTCAGCAGCCTGTGCCTGTAGCAACCCAGCTCCCAGCAGGCAGCCCTGTTCCTCCTGTAGCCTGGGGCTCCCACGGCCCACAGACACCAGCGTCAGCCGTGGCCGCGCCCCAGGCTGGAGACTAG